A genomic window from Diospyros lotus cultivar Yz01 chromosome 2, ASM1463336v1, whole genome shotgun sequence includes:
- the LOC127795261 gene encoding enolase 1, chloroplastic, which produces MALASTPLSKPFLSTKLKSSSSSLPSIQSLKSGKSAVRCSVATAAPSVKVAKECKVKSLKARQIIDSRGNPTVEVDLVTDDLYRSAVPSGASTGIYEALELRDGDKGVYGGKGVLNAVRNINEILAPKLIGIDVRNQAEVDAFMLELDGTPNKSKLGANAILGVSLSVCRAGAGAKGMPLYRHIQELSGTGELVMPVPAFNVINGGSHAGNSLAMQEFMILPVGATSFAEALRMGSEVYHTLKGIIKAKYGQDACNVGDEGGFAPNVQDNREGLVLLIDAIEKAGYTGKVKIGMDVAASEFLTKDGKYDLNFKKQPNDGAHVLTAQSLCELYKDFVKDFPIVSIEDPFDQDDWSSWASLQSSVDIQLVGDDLLVTNPKRIAEAIQKEACNGLLLKVNQIGTVTESIQAALDSKAAGWGVMVSHRSGETEDNFIADLSVGLASGQIKTGAPCRSERLAKYNQLLRIEEELGNVRYAGEAFRSP; this is translated from the exons ATGGCATTGGCTTCGACGCCACTCTCTAAGCCCTTCCTCTCCACCAAGCTCAAGTCCTCTTCATCTTCACTGCCTTCAATCCAGTCGCTGAAGTCCGGAAAGTCGGCCGTCCGGTGCTCGGTTGCCACGGCGGCTCCGTCGGTGAAGGTGGCGAAGGAGTGCAAGGTGAAGTCGTTGAAGGCCAGGCAGATCATAGACAGCAGGGGCAATCCGACGGTGGAAGTTGATCTTGTTACGGATGATCTCTATCGATCTGCTGTTCCCAGCGGGGCCTCCACCGGGATCTACGAGGCCTTGGAGCTCAGAGATGGTGACAAGGGCGTCTATGGAGGTAAAGGCGTGCTCAATGCCGTCAGAAACATTAATGAGATTTTGGCCCCCAAACTCATTGGCATTGATGTCAG gaatCAAGCAGAAGTTGATGCATTTATGCTGGAACTTGACGGAACCCCAAATAAGTCAAAGCTGGGGGCTAATGCGATACTAGGAGTTTCTCTGAGTGTGTGCAGAGCTGGTGCAGGAGCAAAGGGTATGCCTCTTTACAGGCACATCCAGGAATTATCTGGAACTGGGGAGCTTGTTATGCCGGTTCCAGCTTTCAATGTGATAAATGGTGGCAGCCATGCTGGTAATAGTCTTGCCATGCAAGAATTCATGATATTACCAGTAGGAGCAACCTCATTTGCAGAGGCTCTTCGCATGGGTAGTGAAG TTTATCACACGCTGAAGGGAATTATCAAAGCAAAATATGGACAAGACGCATGCAATGTGGGAGATGAGGGTGGATTTGCTCCTAATGTTCAGGATAATAGGGAAGGATTGGTATTGCTCATAGATGCAATTGAAAAGGCCGGTTACACAGGGAAG GTGAAAATAGGCATGGATGTTGCAGCTTCAGAGTTCTTAACCAAGGATGGGAAATATGATCTCAATTTCAAGAAACAGCCCAATGATGGTGCTCATGTGCTTACAGCTCAAAGCCTCTGTGAACTATACAAGGATTTTGTCAAGGATTTCCCTATTGTCTCCATTGAAGATCCCTTTGACCAAGATGATTGGAGCTCTTGGGCTTCTTTACAGTCTTCAGTTGATATCCAACTTGTGGGTGATGACTTGTTGGTAACAAATCCGAAGAGAATAGCTGAGGCCATTCAGAAGGAGGCTTGCAACGGTTTACTATTGAAG GTAAACCAGATTGGGACAGTAACTGAATCTATTCAAGCAGCTCTTGACTCAAAGGCTGCTGGATGGGGTGTGATGGTCAGCCATCGAAGTGGTGAAACAGAGGATAACTTCATTGCAGATCTTTCTGTTGGGTTGGCTAGTGGACAG ATCAAAACAGGAGCTCCTTGCCGAAGTGAGCGGTTGGCCAAATATAATCAG CTTCTACGTATCGAAGAGGAACTTGGAAATGTCCGTTATGCCGGTGAAGCTTTCAGATCACCTTGA
- the LOC127794231 gene encoding tetraspanin-8-like, whose protein sequence is MVRLSNGFVVFINVIGILLSLAVIASSLWFYLNHATPCQKLLERPLLILGLSLLVISVLGLVGAGCRNQFFLWIYLSALFLLILGLIGFTIFAIIVTNKGVGKAISRKGFKEYRLADYSNWLQDHVVNHKNWEDIRSCLVDAGVCSDLGADPHYKDTQADFMNRGLSSVQSGCCKPPTYCKLQFKNATFWTMPKAGPAVPDSDCQTWSNNQQALCYDCKSCKAGVLANIKQKWRYLALFNTGTIVVVVVVYSIGCYALRHNIGSRRPYSAYNYKGYP, encoded by the exons ATGGTTCGTCTGAGCAATGGCTTCGTCGTCTTCATCAACGTTATCGGCATTCTCCTATCTCTGGCCGTCATCGCCTCGTCGCTCTGGTTCTACCTCAACCACGCCACTCCCTGCCAGAAGCTTCTCGAGAGGCCGCTCCTGATCCTGGGCTTGTCCCTTCTGGTGATCTCCGTCCTGGGATTGGTCGGCGCCGGCTGCCGGAACCAGTTCTTCCTGTGGATATACCTCTCCGCGTTGTTCCTGCTGATCTTGGGGCTGATCGGGTTCACCATCTTCGCGATCATCGTGACGAACAAGGGCGTGGGGAAGGCGATTTCCCGGAAAGGGTTCAAGGAGTACCGGCTGGCAGACTACTCGAATTGGCTGCAGGATCATGTGGTGAATCACAAGAACTGGGAAGATATTAGGAGCTGTTTGGTTGATGCCGGAGTTTGCTCCGATCTCGGAGCAGACCCTCATTATAAGGACACCCAAGCTGATTTCATGAACCGAGGCTTGAGTTCTGTCCag TCGGGTTGCTGCAAGCCGCCGACATACTGCAAGTTGCAGTTCAAGAACGCCACGTTTTGGACGATGCCGAAGGCGGGGCCAGCAGTTCCGGACAGCGATTGCCAGACATGGAGCAACAACCAACAGGCGCTCTGCTACGATTGCAAGTCATGCAAGGCCGGAGTTCTGGCCAACATCAAGCAAAAGTGGAGATACTTGGCTCTCTTCAATACCGGCACCATCGTTGTGGTGGTGGTCGTCTACTCCATCGGCTGCTATGCCCTCCGGCACAACATCGGTTCCCGGCGGCCCTACAGTGCTTACAACTACAAAGGCTACCCTTGA
- the LOC127794343 gene encoding protein CHAPERONE-LIKE PROTEIN OF POR1, chloroplastic isoform X2: MASILLSNPTLSSTFQGQKLSISENNSKSSTVRGLNFRSPRCAVDTPYEGKIPKFPRIRVWDPYRRLGISREASEEEIWGSRNFLLDQYASHERSAESIEAAFEKLLMESFRNRKKTKINLKSRLKKKVEESPPWVKNLLNFVEIPPTIIILRRLFLFSFMAGWSIMNSAESGPAFQVAISLAACIYFLNDKSKSLARASIIGLGSLVVGWICGSFLVPTIPSVLIHPTWTLELLTSLVAYVFLFLGCTFLK, encoded by the exons ATGGCCAGTATTCTGCTCTCAAACCCTACCCTTTCCTCTACTTTCCAGGGCCAAAAACT TTCTATTAGTGAGAACAATTCGAAGAGCTCCACCGTGCGTGGCTTGAATTTCAGGAGCCCTAGATGCGCAGTGGATACCCCTTATGAAG gtaaaattccaaaattccctcGAATTCGTGTTTGGGACCCTTATAGACGCCTCGGCATAAGTAGAGAAGCTTCTGAAGAAGAAATTTGGGGTTCCCGCAACTTTCTTTTGGATCAATATGCTAGTCATGAAAGAAGCGCAGAGTCAATAGAGGctgcttttgaaaaattactcaTGGAAAGTTtcagaaataggaagaaaactaaaattaacttgaaaagCAGGTTAAAAAAGAAAGTAGAAGAATCTCCACCTTGGGTCAAGAACTTGCTTAACTTTGTGGAAATTCCTCCTACCATAATTATTCTTAGAAGATTGTTCCTCTTCTCTTTCATGGCGGGTTGGAGTATCATGAATTCTGCTGAAAGTGGGCCTGCTTTCCAG GTGGCCATCTCTTTGGCAGCTTGCATATACTTCCTCAATGACAAGTCAAAGAGCTTAGCTAGGGCTTCCATTATCGG ATTGGGATCTCTTGTGGTTGGGTGGATTTGTGGTTCTTTCTTGGTTCCTACAATCCCATCGGTTCTGATACACCCAACTTGGACGCTTGAACTTCTAACATCACTGGTGGCATATGTCTTCTTGTTTCTTGGCTGCACCTTTCTTAAGTGA
- the LOC127794343 gene encoding protein CHAPERONE-LIKE PROTEIN OF POR1, chloroplastic isoform X1, with translation MASILLSNPTLSSTFQGQKLDKSLFWSSSISENNSKSSTVRGLNFRSPRCAVDTPYEGKIPKFPRIRVWDPYRRLGISREASEEEIWGSRNFLLDQYASHERSAESIEAAFEKLLMESFRNRKKTKINLKSRLKKKVEESPPWVKNLLNFVEIPPTIIILRRLFLFSFMAGWSIMNSAESGPAFQVAISLAACIYFLNDKSKSLARASIIGLGSLVVGWICGSFLVPTIPSVLIHPTWTLELLTSLVAYVFLFLGCTFLK, from the exons ATGGCCAGTATTCTGCTCTCAAACCCTACCCTTTCCTCTACTTTCCAGGGCCAAAAACT TGATAAATCATTGTTCTGGTCCAGTTCTATTAGTGAGAACAATTCGAAGAGCTCCACCGTGCGTGGCTTGAATTTCAGGAGCCCTAGATGCGCAGTGGATACCCCTTATGAAG gtaaaattccaaaattccctcGAATTCGTGTTTGGGACCCTTATAGACGCCTCGGCATAAGTAGAGAAGCTTCTGAAGAAGAAATTTGGGGTTCCCGCAACTTTCTTTTGGATCAATATGCTAGTCATGAAAGAAGCGCAGAGTCAATAGAGGctgcttttgaaaaattactcaTGGAAAGTTtcagaaataggaagaaaactaaaattaacttgaaaagCAGGTTAAAAAAGAAAGTAGAAGAATCTCCACCTTGGGTCAAGAACTTGCTTAACTTTGTGGAAATTCCTCCTACCATAATTATTCTTAGAAGATTGTTCCTCTTCTCTTTCATGGCGGGTTGGAGTATCATGAATTCTGCTGAAAGTGGGCCTGCTTTCCAG GTGGCCATCTCTTTGGCAGCTTGCATATACTTCCTCAATGACAAGTCAAAGAGCTTAGCTAGGGCTTCCATTATCGG ATTGGGATCTCTTGTGGTTGGGTGGATTTGTGGTTCTTTCTTGGTTCCTACAATCCCATCGGTTCTGATACACCCAACTTGGACGCTTGAACTTCTAACATCACTGGTGGCATATGTCTTCTTGTTTCTTGGCTGCACCTTTCTTAAGTGA